Within the Camelus dromedarius isolate mCamDro1 chromosome 9, mCamDro1.pat, whole genome shotgun sequence genome, the region CTACGCTTGAAGGCCAGGGAACCTGCATGCTATTCTCCACTTGCTGCGCAGCAGTTTTCTTCGCAGAATCTTCTGCTTCAGGACACTGGAGGCATTACTGTTGCTAGAGACTTGACGTTCATGCTGGCTGGCAGCTGAGCCCTCGCCCTCCACCTTGGGAGGGATCTTCATTCCGATGGAAGCATCCAAACCCAGCTCTGAAGATAAAACCACAGAAAACAGGATGCATTGTTATTCAGGATATTACAATGACTTCCTCCTCCAGCCAAGAGGAACATCAAGTAAGGAACGTGTCCAGGAACAAGAGAGGCCATCTGAACGTCCCTGCCAGGTGAAGCCAGTGGAGACAccttggtatttttctcttttgttgaccGTCCCCAAACTGTGCAGTGCTGGTAAGACTGCCAGGAGGCAAACATGTTCTCACTGccaaaaaactgttttttaagaaaaatagaattgaCGAAAACGGAAAGTTCCTAGGTAGAAAAGACAAGGCAAGGCAATCAGGGCAGTCAGAGGTTGTACTATTGGGACAGAAGTGACTGTAGAAAGTAAGCAAAGTCAATGTTgaaagaaaacttcaggaaagaaagaactggGGAAGT harbors:
- the LOC135322162 gene encoding neuroblastoma breakpoint family member 4-like produces the protein MEASQAQLQTSTQVTHHLQLQRDQQFDCGDGNARLGLPSTVWGFTANTEFGDQGLPLQELGLDASIGMKIPPKVEGEGSAASQHERQVSSNSNASSVLKQKILRRKLLRSKWRIACRFPGLQA